One stretch of Pradoshia sp. D12 DNA includes these proteins:
- a CDS encoding DHH family phosphoesterase produces MPSYLNRQAIRYPIYALLGVSLVIIGVLAYYNWIFAIVASLLFGILFFLILKIEYGIQKETEIYISTLSYRLKKVGEEALLEMPIGILLFNEDYVIEWTNPYMAKCLQEDTLVGKYISEVAEPLIPLVKREESEDIVAIYNRKFRVVHKPEERLLYFFDVTEQTEIEKMYEEERTVIGIIYLDNYDDVTQGMDDQRKSSLNSFVTSLLNNWAKEYGVFLKRISSDRFIAIFSESILNHLEKTKFSILDDVRETTAKQNVPLTLSIGVGSGISALPELGSIAQSSLDLALGRGGDQVAIKLPNGKVKFYGGKTNPMEKRTRVRARVISHALRDLIVDSDKVIVMGHKFPDMDAIGSSLGILKIAEMNNREGYIILDRSELDSSVKRLLSQVKQKPELDSRFISPEIGVELITDKTLLVIVDTHKPSMVIEEKLVSRAEKIVVIDHHRRGEEFIDNSILVYMEPYASSTAELVTELIEYQPKRVKVGMLEATALLAGIIVDTKSFTFRTGSRTFDAASFLRGHGADTVLVQKLLKEDVDTYLKRAKLIEDVYFYHKGIAIAHGDLNEFADQVLIAQAADTLLAMDEVIASFVLSRKSETSIGISARSLGDINVQVIMERLGGGGHLTNAATQLDDISMEKAEQMLKDAIDELYEGGTNT; encoded by the coding sequence ATGCCATCTTATTTAAACAGGCAAGCGATCCGTTATCCCATCTACGCATTATTGGGTGTATCTTTAGTAATCATCGGAGTTCTTGCTTATTATAATTGGATATTTGCAATAGTAGCTTCTTTGCTTTTTGGCATTCTCTTCTTTCTAATATTAAAAATTGAATATGGAATACAAAAAGAAACGGAAATCTATATTTCCACTCTATCCTATCGATTAAAAAAAGTGGGGGAAGAAGCTCTATTAGAAATGCCAATAGGTATACTGCTTTTCAACGAGGATTATGTAATTGAATGGACCAACCCATATATGGCTAAGTGTCTCCAGGAAGATACTTTGGTTGGAAAATACATTTCTGAGGTTGCAGAACCCTTAATACCTTTGGTGAAAAGAGAGGAAAGCGAAGATATTGTAGCAATTTATAATCGTAAGTTTCGAGTAGTCCATAAACCGGAGGAAAGATTGCTTTATTTCTTCGATGTTACAGAGCAAACAGAAATTGAAAAAATGTACGAAGAAGAGCGAACTGTCATTGGAATTATCTATCTAGATAACTATGACGATGTGACACAAGGAATGGACGACCAGCGAAAAAGCAGCTTAAATAGCTTTGTAACCTCCCTATTAAATAATTGGGCTAAAGAATATGGAGTCTTTTTAAAGAGAATTTCCTCGGATCGGTTTATCGCTATTTTTAGCGAAAGTATTCTTAACCACCTAGAAAAAACGAAATTTTCCATACTGGATGATGTACGGGAAACAACGGCCAAGCAAAATGTTCCGTTAACACTGAGTATAGGTGTGGGGAGCGGAATTTCTGCATTACCTGAATTGGGCAGCATTGCTCAATCAAGTCTTGATCTGGCTCTGGGTAGAGGTGGAGATCAGGTTGCCATTAAACTCCCAAATGGAAAAGTGAAATTTTATGGTGGCAAAACGAATCCTATGGAGAAAAGAACTAGAGTTCGCGCACGGGTAATTTCACATGCACTGCGTGATTTGATAGTCGATAGTGATAAAGTTATTGTAATGGGACATAAGTTTCCCGATATGGATGCTATTGGTTCGTCCTTAGGGATATTAAAAATTGCCGAAATGAATAACCGTGAAGGATATATTATTCTAGACAGAAGTGAATTAGATTCAAGTGTTAAACGACTTCTATCTCAAGTGAAGCAAAAGCCTGAGTTGGACTCCAGATTTATATCACCTGAAATTGGTGTTGAGCTAATCACCGATAAAACATTACTTGTTATCGTAGATACTCATAAGCCAAGCATGGTCATTGAGGAAAAACTGGTTTCCCGGGCTGAAAAAATCGTGGTGATTGATCATCACAGGCGTGGCGAGGAATTTATAGATAATTCTATCCTGGTTTATATGGAGCCATATGCATCATCTACAGCCGAGTTAGTAACGGAGCTTATTGAATACCAGCCAAAGCGTGTTAAGGTAGGTATGCTGGAAGCAACTGCTTTGCTGGCTGGTATTATAGTGGATACAAAATCCTTTACATTTAGAACAGGATCCAGAACTTTCGATGCTGCTTCTTTTTTAAGAGGGCATGGTGCAGACACAGTCCTTGTACAAAAGCTTCTTAAGGAAGATGTAGATACTTACCTAAAGCGCGCAAAGCTGATTGAGGACGTTTATTTTTATCATAAAGGGATTGCTATTGCTCATGGTGATTTAAATGAATTTGCTGATCAGGTTTTGATTGCCCAGGCTGCAGACACATTGTTAGCAATGGATGAAGTGATCGCATCCTTTGTGTTATCACGAAAATCAGAAACTAGCATTGGCATAAGTGCAAGATCTCTTGGCGATATAAATGTTCAGGTTATTATGGAACGTTTGGGTGGCGGAGGGCATCTTACAAATGCGGCAACTCAACTGGATGACATTTCAATGGAAAAAGCAGAGCAAATGTTGAAAGATGCAATTGATGAGCTATATGAAGGAGGCACAAACACATGA